A single region of the Halosegnis marinus genome encodes:
- a CDS encoding Cdc6/Cdc18 family protein, producing MSQGDDLFTREDPIFTDKELLEISHLPDEGRIVGRDDEIKQLANAANPAIFGQSPSNVLIYGKTGTGKSLCAKYVTSRLVDTAEEEGVTVGTAYVDCAQDTTETQAAQTIAAALNDDELTGINIPDKGISTATYYKRLWSILDDTFDVVLIILDEIDKLEDDSILMQLSRAGEAGKIDSCKIGVVGISNKIKYKERMDERVKSSLCEREFVFPPYDAEQLGEIMQARSDAFREGVLEPSVVPKAAALAAREHGDARKAIDILRYAGEIAQSKGDSRVREEYVIQARERAETDRFRELIRGSTPHSRYVLQALTVLSMNDPDHEDGFRTSRIYELYEEICRQEASETLSLRRVRDLLKEHAFLDVIEQTRHSGGSAEGAYTQHKLLEDPEVIQQVLQPDVDAEQVVE from the coding sequence ATGTCACAGGGAGACGATCTTTTCACTCGGGAGGATCCTATCTTTACCGATAAGGAACTTCTCGAGATCAGCCACCTACCCGATGAAGGCCGCATCGTAGGCCGAGACGACGAAATCAAACAGCTCGCGAACGCCGCAAACCCCGCGATCTTCGGGCAGAGCCCGAGTAACGTCCTCATCTACGGCAAGACGGGCACCGGCAAATCGCTGTGTGCCAAGTACGTCACGTCGCGATTGGTCGACACGGCCGAGGAGGAAGGGGTCACCGTCGGCACCGCCTACGTCGACTGTGCGCAGGATACCACAGAGACCCAGGCTGCACAGACGATTGCCGCCGCGCTCAACGACGACGAGCTCACTGGGATTAACATCCCGGACAAGGGCATTAGCACGGCAACCTACTACAAGCGGCTCTGGAGCATTCTCGATGACACCTTCGATGTCGTGTTGATCATCCTCGACGAGATCGACAAGCTCGAGGACGACTCGATTCTGATGCAGCTTTCGCGCGCTGGCGAAGCAGGGAAGATCGACTCTTGTAAGATCGGCGTTGTCGGGATCAGTAACAAGATCAAGTACAAAGAGCGGATGGATGAACGCGTCAAATCTTCCCTGTGTGAGCGTGAATTCGTCTTTCCGCCCTACGACGCCGAACAGCTCGGCGAAATTATGCAGGCCCGAAGCGACGCGTTCCGCGAGGGCGTGCTTGAGCCCTCGGTCGTCCCTAAGGCGGCTGCGCTCGCCGCTCGCGAGCACGGGGATGCCCGCAAAGCAATCGACATCCTCCGCTATGCCGGAGAGATCGCGCAGTCCAAAGGCGACTCACGCGTTCGCGAGGAGTACGTCATCCAGGCGCGCGAGCGCGCAGAGACGGATCGATTCCGCGAGCTCATTCGTGGCTCGACGCCCCACTCGCGATATGTCCTCCAGGCACTGACTGTTCTCTCGATGAACGACCCGGACCACGAGGATGGCTTCCGAACGAGCCGTATCTACGAGTTATACGAGGAGATCTGTCGACAGGAAGCGTCTGAGACGCTCTCGCTTCGGCGTGTGCGTGATCTACTGAAAGAGCATGCCTTCCTCGACGTCATTGAGCAGACGCGCCATAGTGGCGGTAGTGCCGAAGGCGCGTATACACAGCATAAGCTCCTCGAAGATCCTGAGGTGATTCAGCAAGTGCTCCAGCCAGACGTCGATGCGGAACAAGTAGTAGAGTAA